The nucleotide sequence CTATCCGGAAACATCACCATCAAGGGTTCCGATACCATGGTCAACCTGGGAGCCCGCTGGGCTGAAGGCTTCATGAAGGAGCATTCCAAAGTCTCCATCTCCGTCACCGGGGGCGGATCGGGCACAGGCATCGCTGCTTTGATTAACAAAACCACCGATATCTGCCAGGCTTCCCGCTCGATGACTGCCCAGGAAATCGCCAATGCCCAGAAGAACGGCGTCAATCCGGTGGAATTCATCGTGGCGCTGGATGGCCTCTCGGTGGTAGTAAACCCGTCCAATGCGGTCAACGAACTGAACTTCCAACAGCTCTCTGATATCTACACCGGCAAGATCACTAACTGGAAGGACGTGGGCGGCAAGGATGCCTCCATTCTGGTCCTCTCCAGGGACACCAACTCCGGAACTCATGTGTTCTTCAAAGAGCATGTGGTTCAGATGGCCGGAATGCCCGCCGCCGATAAGAAGCTGGAGTACGGCTCCAAGGTGCTGATGATGGCCTCCTCCAAGACCGGCATCGAAGAGGTCTCCGGCAATGCTAATGCCATCTTCTACGTCGGATTGGGATATGTCACCGATAAGGTGAAGGCTCTCAATATCAAGAAGACAGCGTCCGATACCGCTATCGGCGCCAGTGTCCAGACGGTCAAAGACGGCAGTTATCCCGTAGCCCGACCGCTCTTCTTTTACACCAACGGCCAGCCTCAGGGCACAACCAAGGCGTTCATAGACTGGGCGATGGGAGCCGAGGGGCAGAAGATCGTATTGGAACTGGACTTTGTGAATATCAACTAGATAAATGAAAATTCCCTTTCGCCGATCCCAGGAGAAAATCGAGGCTGGAGCCGGGGTCATGCCCCTGGCTGCCAGCCTCAGGCGTCGCCACCGGCCCGGTGAGCGGCTCGTTGAGTGGTTCATCGCCTTCAACGGGTTGCTGGCGGTGGCTATCCTCATCGGCATCTTTGTTTTCCTGCTCAAGGAGGGCTTGCCCTTCTTCTCCGACGTGAACCCCTGGAAGTTCATCACCGGTAGCAAATGGTATCCGGTATCGGATCCGCCCACCTTCGGGCTGATGCCGTCGCTGGTATCCACGCTGTGGGTGACCTTAATTGCCACGGCTCTGGCAGTGCCCGTTGGCATAGCCTGCGCTGCCTACCTCTCCGAAGTGGCTCCCCAGTGGCTCAGAGAAGTGGCCAAGCCGGTTATTGAACTGCTGGCCGGAATCCCTTCGGTGGT is from Dehalococcoidia bacterium and encodes:
- a CDS encoding phosphate ABC transporter substrate-binding protein; this translates as LSGNITIKGSDTMVNLGARWAEGFMKEHSKVSISVTGGGSGTGIAALINKTTDICQASRSMTAQEIANAQKNGVNPVEFIVALDGLSVVVNPSNAVNELNFQQLSDIYTGKITNWKDVGGKDASILVLSRDTNSGTHVFFKEHVVQMAGMPAADKKLEYGSKVLMMASSKTGIEEVSGNANAIFYVGLGYVTDKVKALNIKKTASDTAIGASVQTVKDGSYPVARPLFFYTNGQPQGTTKAFIDWAMGAEGQKIVLELDFVNIN